Genomic DNA from Perca fluviatilis chromosome 12, GENO_Pfluv_1.0, whole genome shotgun sequence:
AACAGTTACCATTATGCTCTACTCCATCTCTCTGATCACTGTGGCTCTCAACATGCTCATCATCATCTCTATCTCCCACTTCAGGCAGATATTAACTTCTCAGCTTCTTTCTACAGGAtttgtaacttaaaaatgtgaacaGCTGCTGTATATTTAGAAGAATTGTCTTTGAGCTAGTACTGAATAATGTTGCTCCAAATGTCTGACTTTGATGCCAGAGACTGTTGTTCATGTCCACTCTCTTACCAATATTAAGCATTGTTTCTGTCCACCGTGATCTCAACAAAGTAATTTTAACTGTCTACACTTAAACATATGGTAACTACTGATGTGGTGGAACCGAAAATGTTCAAACTCATGTggatttgtattttcattttgaatacTTGTTTTGTCACTCTTGTTGGTTAAAtggtgcttttctctttccctccaggcagctccacacacccaccaacatcctcctcctctctctggctgtctcagacCTTCTAGTGGGCCTCGTGCTGATGCCTCCAGAAGTTCTCAGAAGaacatcctgctggtttcttggtgactttgtgtgtgctaCCAGAATTCTTCTTTCCCTCATCATTCCCTCAGCCTCAATAGGTGACATAGTTCTCATATCAGTTGACCGTTATGTGGCTATATGTGACCCTCTGCACtacaccactaaattcactgcAAGAAAAGCtaaattctgtgtttgtctgtgttggctcTGTTCTTTTACCTACAGCCTTCTTTTTGTGAAGGATCTTCCGACTCAACCAGGGAGTTATAAATTCTGCTACGGAGAATGTTTTATTGTCAGTCATGACATCTTACTGCTTTTTGATCTTTTAGTTAACTTTCTTGTTCCAGTTACTGTCATCATAGCTCTGTATCTGAGAATATTtgccgtggctgtgtctcaggctcgtgccatgcgc
This window encodes:
- the LOC120569543 gene encoding trace amine-associated receptor 13c-like gives rise to the protein MEVEDRAELCFPQFPNTSCRKPSPPWPQTVTIMLYSISLITVALNMLIIISISHFRQLHTPTNILLLSLAVSDLLVGLVLMPPEVLRRTSCWFLGDFVCATRILLSLIIPSASIGDIVLISVDRYVAICDPLHYTTKFTARKAKFCVCLCWLCSFTYSLLFVKDLPTQPGSYKFCYGECFIVSHDILLLFDLLVNFLVPVTVIIALYLRIFAVAVSQARAMRSHITAVTLQHSVTPKAKKSELKAARNLGVLVVVFLICLCPLYTIKLMDYNWIVALIDTFSYILYLSNSCLNPVIYAFLYPWFRKAVKLIVTLQILQPGSSETNML